The Astyanax mexicanus isolate ESR-SI-001 chromosome 18, AstMex3_surface, whole genome shotgun sequence DNA window gatggggacccccctttgtagacgtctcagagtaaggcagtttgggtatttctctcagtaattggtgttttggttggtcaagtctagtttggttattgtccttaactcttttcttagtatagattcatttttagttatttggcgaaagggatgatctttgtaggccgtaaaatatcttacttatctacttattttagtgttctcatttgattagtttgacctcattacattaagacccttatttagaaatattcacttaatagttctattaatctttattcctttcataccagtattataacgtgtttgttcttttatttttcatttattattctacactatgatttgatatctaatggctacattatgactttttaattaattatttactcatatctgtgtgatttaataaaatacttttattttacaaaacctgtaatttcagtgtgtttttctggataacttggttatgaaaatttctgtcacctgtagaaaccacaccctgagatgtcttgtgttattaattaatttgattaattaattaattaattaatctaattaaattaatttaataactggcgcccaattaaaaatatttcaacatctcaattagcaccaggtattaaaccactgagcccgctacaaaTGCGACCCAAAATTCTTTGTTAATCTTCATGATGTCTTGCACACAGCCAAGGCACCCAGTGCCAGAGGTAGCGAAACAATCCATACTTAACTGTAGGTgctttgttcttttctttgtaggcCTTAGTCCTTTTTTAGTTAATGGTACAATGCTTTACCAAAAAGCTTTTTCTCATCTTTGCACATCTGTTTTTCCAGAAGGATTATTGCTTactcatatattttaaaaactgcagtCAAGATTTTTAATgcctctgtgtcagcagtgggtccTCTAGGTTCTCCTGCTATAATGTTCCATTTCATTCATATGTAGATGGGTAATTAGCACTGACACTGATGCCCCGTAAGTCTGCAGGAGAGCTGAGTTGCATACTTTCCCCAAATTTTCTCTTCCTTCCACATCCAGCCCTGCTTGCTAGATTCCTTGCTTTAACACTGATCGCTTTCTGTTGTATACTCCCCACCTCGGGGTGGAGTAAGTGTTGGGGTAGGAGCAGTAGgtgtcagaggacaaaacaaacacagatactatGATGCACTGATAATTTTATCaattactactgaaaataaattACTTATTGGTCCTTTAAATTAAATACAGGTGAGaacaacattaataaaaacttaaaatagtgtaaaatgtactagtttgaaaaaacacaagcagcagtgagtggaaatacagaagaaattacttacatttgtacagaaacatccgccatgttttaaattgttttaatctGAGCACTGGAACTCTGAGCGGGTAAATGTAACATGGGATTACCTTTGCTGGTAAGTATTCATCTCACCCTGCCTTCAGAATTGGGGTAAAATAAGGATGCTGCCCCTGAAGGACCATATGCTGCCTACAGAATGGACCAGTTCTTTTTCTTAGGAGAgcacacattaaaaaaatgttgcacaGATAGGTACCTGCCTTTAGCTTGGAACGCAGCTAACCTTTCCCCACAGGACAGTTTTTTTTGTCCAATGGAAATGTCCAAATTCTATGATGATATAAAAAACTATCACCAATTTGTTTTTGACATTACCGTATAGACCAGAATACCTCTGTAGCCTAATTCAGGCCAAATCAACTACACCTATTATAGTGCATAGAGTGCCACCTGCTGGTATTCATATCATCACCAAGAATGAAACTATCACATCAGAAAGGTTTATTTGGTGTTCAGTATTTTTATCAACAAATATAAAAGGATTGAAATAGTCTATATTACTCATTGAACTAAGCCACTTTTGTAGACAGTTTAACTGATCAAGTGGCTGGTGCCAGgctggttctatgcaggtttcctggtTTATAGTGATGTCACAATACGGGAGCATcaaaacagctcatagaagcaaatgattcctgacatgAAACTCTTTCCACTGATTCCCAGTtaacggatggatggattttaTTTGGTGCTTGGAGAGTTTataggtaaaaataaaaaaacatgcatttttttattttgcataaaaatgtattttaaataaaatgtccactttaaactaatttagaatcttatttttttgtgttttacataGATATCAGGATTTCATATCAACATATTCCATATTTTGCATTCTTAAACTGAACCATAGTGACACAACCCATAGCTTGTTCTTAATTAAGGTGTGACTGAACATTACGGTAATCTTAAATATTCAGTTCCAGCTGATGTTCTTCTACTAGTGTCATACTGACTCTAGTGTGAGATTTTACCTGAGAGAGCCTGCGTTGTGGCAGCCGGGAGTGCCTGTGCAATTTGCCTTTATTTTTATTGCACTCATTCTCATTTATCATCATTGCAAACATGGAGTACAGGAAATAGGGGGTCATTACAGCAGCCTTTAAGTTCTTGGTTCAGTAGGCTAATGAATAATATAAACTCTGCTATATAAAACTGCTATGTATTGGAGGGATTCATTTCCCATATTACTGATCCAACAGTAACATAACCTTATATGTCACTTACTACttagtttaatttatttcttattttaatcaaattttctATCCAAttcacaaggccaattacccaacccacttattaggactccccctatcactagtgatgccccaacaccaggagagtaaaaactagaacatgcctcctctgacacacgtgaagtcaaactccgcctctttttaaactgctgctgatgcagtattgctgtgTAGCATCACAACGTGCTTGAAGTAAAGtcacttggttctgatacatcagctcctTGCTGCACCGGGAATTCCAATACAAATTAAACAGatgtttcctttataaatcattggttgttcagatcatcaatttcagttaaatatataatatagcagatgaatacagtgatatttgagaattgaaattaagtttataggttttacagaaagtgtgcaataatattTTTAACCAAATTAGGCAGGCACCACAACAGAAAAatcacatcaatatttagtacatcctccttttgcagatattacagtttttaaacgctgcctatagcttccaatgagagtctggcttctggttgaaggtattttggtttattcttctttacaaaacattaaaaacatctctagttcagtcaggttggatggtttctgagcatgaacagcccactttaaatcacaccacagagttttaataatatttagatctggggactgagatgatcattccagaacattgtacttgttcctgtACATAAATGTCTTAgtagaaaaacttgcaattggccctCTTAACCCTTTCTCGTGATTGGATTCACTTGTGTATGTAAGCCAAGGGTCAATGAGCgtaaacaaattttgtgttttaataattagtgctaaaggtattcaaatcaataaaacaataagggtgcccaaatttatgcacttgcctaattttgtttaaagaattatggcacactttctgtaaatcctataaacttcatctTACTTCTCAAACATCACTGTTTTCGTCTGctacatgatatatttaactgaaattgttgtTCTGAACAaccactgatttataaagaaaaatcatgaaaaggaTCAGgaatgcccaaacttttttataccactgtatgtgTCCAAATGGTTCTGATAATGAATGTACTTTAActtgcactcattgctgacacagatgtgtaaatgttCACATACACATAGCTTTTGTAGTCTAGAGCTTGTGGGTTAAATGGGTATAAACCCCCCAGTTTTGAGCtgttgagcagtggaactgtgttctctggaatgacagAGCTCCAGCTAATGCTTTCAgatgggatgagttagggagttgtggagatgaggtggggtgggtgatcttccaacatcctgacctcattaatgcttTTGATGCAGAATAcattcaaatcctcacagcaatcctGCCAAATCTAGTACATAAAATACACTTACAGCTCTGAgtattatttctaatttgtttGGCCATGTCTCTTTTAGGCCACAGGATGGCAGTTTAGAGCtacatttgtttattaaattcaGACACAAATTCAACACCCTACCAGTCAAAAAATCTAGAACAACCACATTATGTTTTATGTCCAGCTAGTAACAGGATGGTACAAAATGTGTCAGTAAATGTGTAAGGGCTTGTAAGGAAAAATAATTGGAAACAGATCATTAGTTGGTCTGTAGCAATGGAACTTttgaaatggattttaaaaataagatttttttaagcAGTGCTGGAACAAATGTTGTTACTGCACTatatactgcagcatttacacacttacacacagcacattcacactttcatcataataactagaaaaagacacataGCGGTGAGCAGTGGTTTCCAGGCATGAACAGcacgctttaaatcacaccacaacttttcagtaatattcaggtctggggactgagatgatctgagatgatcattccagaatgttgtacttgttcctctgcatgaatttctcactgattcttgaacattgttctcaagaatctgctgatattgactggaatccatttGACCCTCAAttataaatcctataaactttatttcacttctcaaatatcactgtgttcatctgctgtatgatatattttactgaaattgctgattcaaacaaccaatgattcatAAAGGAAAACAACTCAAtcttattattatgatttatttggtttattcatacctatttttaaaaaagaatgcTGCAGGTGATGCTGCAGTAAATGCAAAAGCGCATCAAATCTTCATAACTAAATAACATTTGttctttattattgttttcattgttttattattttatgcagtATTTCATGTTGTAACGCAATCTAAGctgcattttatatttaaatggtgatatttaaatgaagtttataattaataattgatcttcTGCCATGTGTACACACACCAAAGTGTTTCTAAAGTGCATCATGCTGGTAACAGCACTGGAAAAATTAAGAGCACTTTCCTTTGGCGTGTCGTTTGTTAGTCTGAGCAAATATTGCCTTTTTACTTTATCATGGGAAAATATTTGCAAATGTCCATTACCACTGTTTATCTTTGATACGTTTGTTTATAAAgcaaaactaataataaataaagactaATAGGTTGAGTGGTTCCTAATTTTTGAACGGTTAATCATTTATCCCTCTGTGCTAAACGTGCTGCCGTCTAAGAACAATATGATGCTGAAGATGAAACCACAAATAGAAAAGTTGAGACAGTATGAAGAATGTCTTTTTTTACaatttgaaaagtttttttttaacatttgcattGACTTCTTTGATTGATAACAGTCTGAACCCAAGATATATTTACGTTTATCTGCCGCACTTTATTCCTGTATTTCAGGCCTGCAGTACTTACGGAAATAAAATTAGACAGTAAAGTATTTACTTTATAATGTTGCCATTTCTCACagtgcttttaaactgcagttaaaACAGGGTAAGGCACTGAGGATACCAAGTGATAGTTATGTCTTCATAATGTGTgcagcattgtcttgttgaaatctGCTTTGATGTTTTTGTAAAAGATGTGGTCCTGAAGGCAGCATCTGCTTCTATGAGATATCAATGTACATTTCTGAATTAATACTGCATCACAATAACACAAGGAGTTAATTTCTTACAAAAAATatatctggaatactgattcaaCTGACTACATTATATGTGTGATGGTCCATTTTTCTCAGATTCCTATAGAGAagtggagcttctggacatggtgatcataaggcttgtgttgtgtacagtagtaaagttgtgagtggtattagtgaatatagtaactctgtattgtagagtttgttggtgataaaggtcatggtgaacataaggcttgtgttgtgtacagtaaagttgtaagtggtattagtgaatatagtaactctgtattgtagagtttgttggtgataaaggtcatggtgaacataaggcttgtgttgtgtacagtaaagttgttaTTCATGTGGTTTTATCAGTTATAgttggttcttgatgcagtgtgTCTGAGGGATCTGAGATATGGgggttcagcttaggcttgtgctcttACCTCTTTACACATGGAAACTCCTCCCTATTTCTTAATGGTTTAGTGATATTATGTttctgtagagggagaaatatgcaaattattttaaatctgtatataaggaacattgtttttaaacatatcaATCATTTTCTTAAATTGTGATTACAATCACCTGTTGACGTGTtgtaggcctgaaatgcaggaatggatgcttattaatgaatgaaataaagttgatcgtcctctagtccttcatcagttcCCACAGTGACACTGTGTCACAGAgttgttcaaaaactccagcagcactgctgtatcttatccactcgtaccagcagcacaacacacactcatacacctcATACACAACCTAGCTaatcagtgctgagaataacgacCTACCACCCAAATAGTAGGTCCTGACAATTGAAAATTGTTAGACAAAACAATCGTCTCCTGAATTTTTCTGATATGGGTTTGCATTTGTTCTAAAAAACAAAATTTCTACCTACTCTTTACTATACAATCCACTATAAAGCCAGAAACAAATGGAttttatacttttactcaagCGTACGCGAAGTAAGCTCCCCTTAAGaagttatttcattattttagccTTATCCTCTTACTGCTGTAATTACTGTTCCTCTTTGCTGTACTTTTGCTCTTCCACATTCTATACGGttccctttttattaaagatacaCTTGCGGTTCATGTGGACGTCGGCGTAAAATGAGCTATGCAAATAAAGGGTGACTGATTAAAGCTCGATCAAGGCGGAACAATGGAGCATGTCAGTCAACCAGGCACGGCCACCCATCCATCCGTTACCGAATGTAAAGAAATTATACAGAGGAGCTTGCACTCAGAATCCATTAAGGCTGAGTTTGTGAAGCTTTTATCATTAATTAGGCCGCGGCGCGCCTGCAGAGGAGACAAAGGTAGACGCAGAGACATTTCTCTGTTGTATTTGCCTTAGATTAGCTGTGAGGGCCTCAGGCCTGTCGCACAAATTGTTTTATTGTCCCCCTCGTTGAAAAGTCAATATTCCTCCACTTGTGTTATCTTAATGAGAAACCGGTGCCATTCGCGGGGAACCAGAGGAAATCTGGGCGCTTTATGACATCACATTCCACGTACGCCCAGCAACCGGGGCAGCTGTCAGTCACTTGGCGGCTTTAAAAACAGCAGAACCacaacagaaccagaaccacagcTAGCCCTGTCTCTACTGCAGCCAGAACTCTCCGCAAGCAGAAGCTGAACAGTCGAACGTCACCGGGACGATGAAGGTGTGTGTGCTGCAGTGTGGCCTGGTCCTGCTGGGCTTAGCTCTGGTTCTGTGCAGCAGCGGCGCCTCCTCTCAGCCGGATCTGGACCTGGATGTGGACCTGAGACACCGCAGACTTCTGCAAAGAGCTCGCGCCCTGGGCATTGCTGCACAGGTTAGACCACATGACCTCACACACAGCACATACacagatatatacatataacatataCATAACAACAGAGTAGGCAAAATTATACAAAGTCCATACAGGTGTACTAGATGTTTTATGTTTATCAGCAGAATCAAGAGCATGCATGTAGAATGACTCTGTTTTAGCACCATCCCATGGGTTCACTTCTATCATAGGTGGAATTTAAGTTTATGGGTTTGGAGGATCAATCATGAATTTCCAGGTTTTATCCTAAAtgaacacaaataataataataataataataataataataataataataataataataataataataattattattattattattattattattattatacaaatatagaggaatgtaaATGTTAACTGTGAAGAaactttaatacattttacacactTTTCTTTAATGTGGGAGATAAATATCACAATCCAAAGCTGCCTTCAAGTCCTAACGGTAATATCGTATTTACGAGATGAGAGCACATGAAACCCTGAGTTTCCCAGTTGGAGGCATGTCAGTGACAAGTAGTCAATAAATTGATGCAGACAGTTTGTATTGTAATCTGTTTACACTTGAGTTAAAGCTACAACACTTAAgttgttattagctaactaataaaatcGCTAGCAATAcgtgaaaatgggataaaaacacCACTCACCTAATGTGTGTCTTATTCGCTTTATTCTCTTGAAGTAGGCcaaaataaatcagttttttgtgaTTAATAGACCATTAGGATTTTCCTAATGGCATCCATTTCCACCCAAACAAAAAACACTCTAAAACACCCAAAATTTAAAATTTCCAAAGAGGATTTGAAGGCAGCACAAGATTCCCCTGTCCACCCAgggataaccccgcccctttacAAAAGTAACATTAGTAATGCTTAACATCAGTGACATCATTACCTTCACACTTTTATTTGTAAGTGGCTTAAGACACTTGATGCTGCATGTTCAACATTAGTTAATAACATTATTTTCATTTATCTCTTCTATTTCTCCATATTtatctgaggtaaagcttaagctttaGTCCACCCTGACGTGGTAAATCACGTAATTAAAGtaatcacagtaattaaaataattttgtaaaatctaAATGTTTTCTGTAATCCTTGAAAATGAACAAGAATGACTCTAGTTCAACCACATTTTCATCCAATACCAATTTTCTCTAAAATTGGCCATCCTGCTTCGCGGCTTGTCATAATAAGCTGGACATGACAGGAcattaaaagtgaaaataaaaagtgattaaactTTAAGATAAAGTTTTGATGAAATAAGTAGATTTATAAGTGACTCTCATTTTAACCCTGTGAGGCACACATAGCATTTCTGAAGTAGTGTATATGAATGTGCGCTGTGCAGTAAGTGGTGTTACTGTatcactgtgtttttatttaatattgggAGCAGCTGGAGAGTTCTCACTGCTTGGAAACCATGGAATCTGAAAacagattctcaatgaggttaagatctggactctgtggtgaactctttcagtccatgtgtgaaaatgatgatctcatgctccctgaatcactctttcacaattcctgctccatgaatcctgacattgtcattttGGAATTTGCTTGAGCCATCAGGGAATAAAAACTTAATTGATGTAATAACctgttctatattcagtatattcaggtagtcagctgacctcattctttcagcacatacttttgctgaacctaaacctgcagaccaactgcatcTATTGCACCGCacccacaggcttgtacagtagacAATGGGCATGATGGGTCATCACTTTATCTGTCActttcttaccctgatgctccatcactctggaacaggatgAATCTTGATTTATCATTTTTCCAGTTAGCCTCACTGATATGTGATTTTCTTAAGgatacacagctgtttagtcccaatcccttgagttccATTAGCATTGTGCGTGTGCATATAAATTGAAGAATCCTCGCATCAACTTACAGATTTCAGACTCTTCTAAATGTCAAgataatttacacaaaaaaaaaaactaatgtaaagCCACCAAACCCCCTGAACAAAAAGTCACACAAAACACAGCTTTTCAATTTCAGTGAATAAATGGAAATGCTCAGTGTACACTTCACAACATTGTGCGGTAGTTGGGAATGGGTAGATGTTCATAACAAGCATGATTCAGGCTGGGTTATGACTTCATTATTACTCCAAGGTTTTCTGTGCAGATGTCAGTCAATCTGCTCAGAGATTGGAAGGCTGTCTACTTTCACTGTTTACAAATTCAGAGCCTCTTATTTAATTTAGCCtagaatttatacatttatacattttatattgtcATTAATGTGCacttccaacaaaaaaaaaacgtatcaatCACTTCTCTCTTTTGGGGAAAAtaattattcttttcttttttatgcttATTTAGACTTTAGATAGATCTTCATTCATAAACACATGTAAAAATAGTTCACAATATAGTGAAGAAAATAGCTAATTTTGAAAAAGGTGGTCTCTGGTtatacatgtattggaggaggcatgcgcttgtaCTCAACCTCATCAATTAAGTTGAACACAGGGTAAAAATGTATCTAGAAACTTGATGGTTGTTTTTGACAGGAAAAACACATTGTAatgcttatgtgtgtgtttgataaaTTCTTTCAGGAATGGAAGAAGAGGGAGATGGAGGACCTGCTATCCCAGCTCACCCTGCCCGAGTCTGAGTTCCAGGAAAGTGAGATTTCTACACTGGGGTCTAAACAGGATGTCCGAGTGGAAATGGACCGTTCAGCCGAGAATCCCAACAGCCTGCCCCCTCGAGAGAGAAAGGCAGGGTGCAAAAACTTCTACTGGAAAGGATTCACTTCCTGCTGAGgccccacccatccacccacatGACCTTAACCTGCCAGCTGAGTCCCTCCTCCTAAAAGCTCCGCCCCTACAAAAGACCAACGAGGTCAAATCATTAGTTGATTGGCTGTGTCAGTATCAGTCGACCAAATGAAATTGTAATGTAACTTAATTTATGTTTATGAAATAAAGTGTAATATTTCATTTGATTTTGTAATGTGTGTAAACTTTCATAATTATAAATGACTGTAGAAAAGGATTAACAGTGCAACATCTCAAGTCAGCACAGCACAGATCTAAGTCTCTGTAGATTGTAATTATTCTTCTCTTAACTGTATTTCCATCTCAGGTGTCCAACAATTTCAACAATTAGTTTACAATTAGATCATGTGGTGTTGATTGCATTAACAGATTAACACTCTTTacgaaattctttttttttttttttttttttttagcattaaaTGGCCAATATAATCAAGTACCAGTTGAAGTGTAGTTACATCTACTTTATTTTATGGTCATGAGGAAGtccaaatattatttaaaaaatattttttattcttttaattgtcACCGGTGCACGCTAACTTAGTAGCTTGGGGGTTGAACTAAACCATAGTAGCTTTAATAAACAGGCTAAACAGATATGGGCTCCAGTATGGAAATGTAAATAGTTtggcaataaaataaatgaaatacacttttactgtaaaacattacaattaCATCTGCTGAATTAACTAGGAATCCAGTTAAAAAATTATCTGCTTTTTTAAGCCCTAAATATGCACTGCAAACTCAATGAAGGATTTAAAAAAAGGCAGCACCCTAAATGACTAGGCCTGTGCAAATTAGAAAATTTGACAACACGGCAGAtacatttttggcttcatttctatagaacagGAAGGGACAGAACCAATCCTGCCATGCTTTCTGCACTCTTTCTCACTTTCCAGTCCTAAATGATTGCTTTGGCATTTAGCTTCTGTTTGGGTTATGCTTGAAGGAATCGTTCCTCTGTCTTTTTAAGGTTAGCCAGTTAGCGAGATGTAGGCTCTGGCAGTCACAAATTAGCATGATTAATGATAATTAGTGGACATGAGGGAACCCTCCATTTGCTTAAAGACTGAGAGATGTCTCGCTTAACCACATGATTAAGAGTGACAGAGAGCGAGAAAAGGGAAAGACggatggaaagatggaaagagagagataaagagcgaTTGCGTTCCCGCATCATTAACAGTCGTCCGTAGTGACGTCTGGACGCATTAGGACACACCGTGTCGGTGGACACGGAGAACTGATCACACGCGAGGTGTGTGGACAAATaggatacacacacagacacacatcagTCTGATGTATTTTTCATTAGTGCATTATTGGCTGTGAAAGCTGCGCCGCGCTCGCCGCTCCATCTCCAGGGGCTCACACAGAGATGTGGTGGAAAAGCCAGTTAGTCAGCAGTAATTGTGATTTAATTACGCTCCTGAAAGCAGCGCAAATATTTAGCCTCATCTGCTCTGTTTGATTAACAGCCTTGAAGAGAGACTTTGTCAGGCATTAAAACAGCTTTCCACTGTGATGTTTACAAAGCGTGCCTTTTATTCTCCTCCTGTGAGCGggtacagatgtgtgtgtgtagtatcagGCATGCCTTCATATGTCCACTTTCCTAATAAGCACTAAGCACTATGAAGCTTTGAAGCCCATTCCCAGCAGGTAGAGGAATAATAATAAAGACTCCTTATAATGAATGCAGGACTGAGCTGGAGTAGAACATGCAGGTTGATGAATGGATGGGATATACaaagagaaatgttttttttttattgtattataccaATATAGTtgcaataaggttataaataaaattacacaGGCATGCCACATATCATAGGACAGAAACTAGCACTGTCATGTTTCATGAAATGTCTCATAAGCTACAGAATACTAACTTGTGGGAATTGTGTTGGGCCACCCACTTCACTccaactccaactcccataattcacagcATCTTttcatgagcacattggccagcaGAGGTTAAATTCTCTGCCCAGCTCAACCCGATGCCCAACCCGAGCTTATGCTGagattttttccattattttcctCGGGTCCTGTtaggtcaggctcaagaaaatggtccgTGGCATaggcctgcatttttttttattttatataaagctatggcatgataatcacaatttaTCAAAGTAACAACTCAAACGGTTATTTTAAAATAGCTGcacaagttagaatattataatgATACATCTCCTCCACTTGTCCGCCTTAGACAAGTGGAGCAGCCTTTAcgcagctaaaataaaaaaatacgtcAATCACAGCACATAGGGTacatctaatatctaatatctaatggTGTATGCTCTAGTATTTAACAGCATATGCCATTTGTGAGTggtctttattcattttgtagtCAT harbors:
- the sst1.2 gene encoding somatostatin 1.2 → MKVCVLQCGLVLLGLALVLCSSGASSQPDLDLDVDLRHRRLLQRARALGIAAQEWKKREMEDLLSQLTLPESEFQESEISTLGSKQDVRVEMDRSAENPNSLPPRERKAGCKNFYWKGFTSC